A genomic window from Chitinophaga pollutisoli includes:
- a CDS encoding two-component regulator propeller domain-containing protein, protein MLKKLLIPLCLIALSQVRAQQPAYPFTSLNIHHGLSNNQVNCIYKDDRGFLWFGTLGGLNRYDGSNFRVFRHILSDSLSLNDDYIVALFPAPGGQMYVRTRNGDNLYDPRREQFSPAAAWLGARGLPASGLTSMLMTGDTCWAAYADSGLYRLGARGHATRIALPMRTGGRIADIKREDDRHLLLLWFDGALTRIDIRSGQTVWHSEALITDVSRPPMSLALFVDNQKDCWVYMPGSDFGVIHYRPSTGEKRSVSRKTGILNNDIVNSVIQDDRGMIWIGTDHGGVNVLDKQTFQAKFFVNRPEDSKSIAENAIYALYKDSQGIVWCGTYKRGVSYFAENKMKFALHEFKHGDPLSLPYNDVNCFAEDKKGNVWIGTNGGGLIYYDRKAQTYRQYRHRAGDENSLSNDVIVSLHVDKWDQLWIGYYFGGMGYFRDGKFTHYSHSPQDANSLANKTVWKLYEDKRNNFWVGTLGGGLDRFDRGNGIFYHNNADMANSVHSNYITAFAETPEGDLWIGTAYGIDVLDKSKGIFVHLLRSSHQLSNDNVTSLHCDRQGRMWAGTREGLSYYDPVALTFRTFRMEDGLPDNTIVSILESDDGYLWISTSRGLSRVRATGVGSKLVISCRNYDEQDGLQGKVFNVNAALRLRSGELIFGGADGFNLFNPAEIRENRTPPVLVFTGLQLFNKTIAPGESFRGHTVLEASLPETRRIELRYNENDFSVIFASLNFRNADKNRYEYMLEGFNKEWMLTDGKTRRISYTNINPGEYTLHVRSSPEDGNPTGGGISLLIRILPPWWATGWAYTAYVLLLLAALYLGRRAIIRRAHRRFALQNERKEAQRLHELDMMKIKLLTNVSHELRTPVSLILSPIEDFIRRTDDESERRQFQLIRRNARRLLNLVNQLMDFRKMEMRELRTDPVPGELMGFLRESVQSFSDLAERKGVTLEYSAGTKPINACFDHDKLERIIFNLLSNAFKFTPAGGKVRVTSGVNIEQERAWLEIKISDTGIGIAPDRIGKIFERYFQADQRSAFVSPGSGIGLAITREFVTMQQGTIDVDSAPGQGSTFIVRIPYDLVSGDGKAAPVAPFVPVPVKSPDDRAARKGKRKPTILLVEDTEDFRFYLKENLQEHYHVLEAASGDAGWQAALSAQPDLVVSDINMPGMDGLALCRKIRSNARTRQIPVILLTAMGEEAVQLEGLDAGADDYLVKPFSFEIMLSRVRNLLERKAPVQYLIPKDAEPAQLSADEKFMQRALEIVETHLSDADFSVEALSRELHMNRVSVYKRVYAITGQPPIEFIRSVRLRKAADLLLKTEMNIAEVAYEVGFNNPKYFTRYFKMAYHMLPSAYATAMRKE, encoded by the coding sequence ATGTTGAAAAAACTACTGATTCCGCTATGTCTGATCGCGCTCTCCCAGGTCAGGGCGCAGCAGCCTGCGTATCCCTTTACCAGCCTCAATATCCACCACGGTTTGAGCAACAACCAGGTTAACTGCATCTACAAGGACGACCGCGGTTTCCTCTGGTTCGGTACGCTGGGCGGCCTTAACCGTTACGACGGTTCCAACTTCCGTGTATTCCGCCATATCCTTTCCGATTCCCTTTCCCTCAACGATGACTATATCGTAGCTCTTTTTCCAGCTCCCGGTGGCCAAATGTACGTCCGGACGCGCAACGGCGACAACCTCTATGATCCGCGGCGCGAGCAATTCTCCCCGGCCGCCGCCTGGCTCGGGGCGCGGGGATTGCCTGCATCGGGGCTTACGTCGATGCTCATGACGGGTGACACCTGCTGGGCGGCCTATGCAGACTCAGGTCTGTACCGCCTCGGCGCCAGGGGGCATGCCACGAGGATCGCATTGCCCATGCGGACCGGCGGGCGGATCGCGGATATCAAAAGAGAAGATGACCGGCATTTGTTGCTGCTCTGGTTCGACGGCGCGCTGACCCGTATTGACATCCGTTCCGGCCAAACCGTCTGGCATTCGGAAGCGCTCATCACCGACGTATCCCGCCCTCCGATGAGCCTCGCGCTGTTCGTAGACAACCAGAAAGATTGCTGGGTATATATGCCGGGAAGCGATTTCGGGGTGATTCATTACCGGCCGTCGACCGGCGAGAAGCGCAGCGTGTCGCGCAAAACAGGGATTCTTAACAACGATATCGTCAACAGCGTCATCCAGGACGACCGCGGCATGATATGGATCGGTACGGACCATGGCGGTGTAAACGTGCTGGACAAACAAACGTTCCAGGCAAAGTTTTTCGTGAACCGTCCGGAAGATTCGAAAAGCATCGCGGAGAATGCGATTTATGCACTGTACAAGGATAGCCAGGGCATCGTGTGGTGCGGGACGTATAAAAGAGGCGTGAGTTATTTCGCGGAGAACAAGATGAAATTCGCGCTGCACGAGTTTAAACACGGCGATCCGCTTTCGCTGCCTTACAACGACGTCAATTGCTTCGCGGAAGACAAAAAAGGGAATGTCTGGATCGGGACGAACGGGGGAGGATTGATTTATTATGACCGTAAAGCGCAAACTTACCGCCAGTACCGTCATCGCGCAGGCGACGAAAACAGCCTCAGCAATGATGTGATCGTGAGCCTCCACGTCGATAAGTGGGACCAGCTCTGGATCGGTTATTATTTCGGGGGGATGGGGTATTTCCGGGACGGGAAGTTTACGCATTACAGTCATTCCCCGCAGGATGCGAACAGCCTGGCGAATAAAACCGTCTGGAAGCTATACGAAGACAAGCGCAACAACTTCTGGGTGGGCACGCTCGGCGGGGGGCTCGACCGGTTCGACCGCGGCAATGGAATTTTCTACCATAACAATGCGGACATGGCCAATTCGGTCCATTCCAACTATATCACCGCTTTCGCCGAAACGCCGGAAGGTGATCTCTGGATCGGTACGGCATATGGCATTGATGTGCTCGACAAATCAAAAGGGATTTTCGTTCACCTGTTGCGCAGTTCGCATCAGTTAAGCAACGACAACGTGACTTCGCTGCACTGCGACCGTCAGGGCCGGATGTGGGCCGGTACGCGGGAGGGGCTCAGTTATTACGATCCCGTGGCGCTTACTTTCCGTACGTTCCGGATGGAGGACGGGTTGCCGGATAATACCATCGTCAGTATCCTTGAAAGTGACGACGGCTACCTGTGGATCAGCACATCGCGGGGGCTTTCGCGGGTGCGGGCAACCGGGGTGGGGAGCAAGCTGGTGATTTCGTGCAGGAATTACGACGAGCAGGATGGTTTGCAGGGGAAAGTGTTCAATGTGAACGCCGCTTTACGGCTGCGGAGCGGGGAGTTGATTTTTGGCGGGGCGGATGGGTTCAATCTTTTCAACCCGGCGGAAATCCGGGAGAACAGGACCCCTCCCGTGTTGGTGTTCACCGGTTTGCAGTTGTTCAACAAAACAATCGCGCCGGGTGAAAGTTTCCGTGGGCATACAGTGCTGGAGGCTTCGTTGCCCGAAACGCGGCGCATCGAACTGCGGTATAATGAGAATGATTTTTCGGTGATTTTCGCTTCGCTGAATTTCAGGAACGCAGATAAGAACCGGTACGAATACATGCTGGAGGGATTCAATAAAGAGTGGATGCTGACCGACGGCAAAACACGCAGGATATCCTACACCAACATCAACCCCGGCGAATACACGCTGCATGTGCGGTCTTCTCCGGAAGACGGCAACCCCACGGGCGGAGGGATCTCGTTGCTGATCCGCATCCTGCCGCCATGGTGGGCTACCGGTTGGGCATACACAGCGTATGTGCTGCTCCTGCTGGCCGCGCTGTACCTGGGGCGGAGGGCCATTATCCGCCGGGCGCACCGCCGGTTTGCATTGCAAAACGAAAGAAAGGAAGCGCAACGGCTGCATGAACTGGATATGATGAAAATCAAGTTGCTGACCAATGTGAGCCACGAACTGCGGACCCCCGTTTCCCTCATCCTTTCCCCCATCGAAGATTTCATCCGGCGGACGGATGACGAAAGCGAGCGCCGCCAGTTCCAGCTCATCCGGCGCAATGCGCGGCGGCTTCTCAACCTGGTGAACCAGTTGATGGATTTCCGGAAGATGGAAATGCGCGAACTGCGGACGGACCCCGTGCCGGGGGAGCTCATGGGCTTCCTCCGCGAATCCGTGCAGTCGTTCTCCGATCTGGCCGAACGAAAGGGCGTGACGCTGGAGTATTCCGCCGGTACAAAACCTATCAACGCCTGCTTCGACCACGATAAACTGGAACGCATCATTTTCAACCTGTTGTCCAACGCGTTTAAATTCACACCCGCCGGTGGAAAGGTCAGGGTAACATCCGGAGTAAATATAGAACAGGAGCGCGCCTGGCTCGAAATAAAAATCAGCGATACGGGGATCGGTATCGCGCCCGATCGCATTGGGAAGATATTCGAGCGCTACTTCCAGGCCGATCAGCGCAGTGCGTTCGTGAGCCCGGGCAGCGGCATCGGACTGGCCATCACCCGCGAGTTTGTGACTATGCAGCAGGGCACCATTGATGTGGATAGTGCGCCCGGACAAGGGAGCACCTTTATCGTCCGGATTCCTTATGATTTGGTTTCCGGTGATGGTAAGGCCGCGCCGGTCGCGCCCTTCGTTCCCGTCCCTGTGAAATCGCCCGACGACCGCGCCGCCCGGAAAGGCAAACGCAAACCCACGATCCTGCTGGTGGAAGACACGGAAGATTTTCGCTTCTACCTGAAAGAAAACCTCCAGGAGCATTACCACGTACTGGAAGCCGCCAGCGGCGACGCCGGCTGGCAGGCGGCACTGTCTGCCCAGCCCGATCTCGTGGTAAGCGATATCAATATGCCGGGGATGGATGGGCTGGCACTCTGCCGCAAGATCCGTAGCAACGCCCGTACGCGCCAGATCCCCGTGATCCTGCTCACCGCCATGGGAGAGGAGGCCGTTCAGCTTGAAGGGCTCGATGCCGGGGCGGACGATTATCTGGTCAAACCCTTCAGCTTCGAAATCATGCTTTCACGTGTGCGCAACCTGCTAGAAAGAAAGGCGCCCGTTCAATACCTCATTCCGAAAGATGCCGAGCCGGCGCAGCTGTCGGCCGACGAAAAATTCATGCAGCGCGCCCTCGAAATCGTGGAAACGCATTTGTCCGACGCCGATTTCTCGGTGGAAGCCCTCAGCCGGGAGCTGCACATGAACAGGGTTTCTGTTTACAAAAGGGTTTACGCAATTACCGGCCAGCCGCCCATCGAATTCATCCGTTCGGTGCGTTTGCGCAAGGCCGCCGACCTGCTTTTAAAAACGGAAATGAATATCGCCGAGGTGGCCTATGAAGTCGGATTCAACAACCCGAAATATTTCACGCGATATTTCAAGATGGCATACCACATGCTGCCATCAGCCTATGCCACAGCCATGCGCAAGGAGTGA
- a CDS encoding RagB/SusD family nutrient uptake outer membrane protein produces the protein MKKQSFIRNILLLCCGALLASCSKDFLNRPPEDAIVDVNFYQSREQVLASTAPLYNIVWFAYNDKASHGIGDGRAGILMSGSYQVENIRLQTTDVTPEVYSSWTAFFNVVAQANMVIYNVEKYTGPAVPANVKQMALAEGRFMRGMAYYYLVQNWGAVPIITNNNVLLTDTTITRNTVESVWEFIVREFQFAVDNLPPSPAQKGRLTSWAAKGMLAKAYLTRSGLGGTGQRKQEDLDKAKALALDVITNSGAQLMPNYEDLFLMKNNNNTESLFALQWKYDGDWGTQNSVQAFLAYGSEITGFGDGWGGDLGASVDQLRLYAPGDKRLKATFMLPGMHYSYIHQAIDDPNNPGRKIIQELQVPWNWVNRDLNERWNTRAWVKKYVVGRPEDNEGKVTQQHTEMNTYMLRLADIYLVYAEAVLGNNASTADGTALQYFNAIRRRADVPEKQVITADDIYVERRLELAMEGQAWYDLVRMYYHSPAKTKALISDQNRGNYRIIPNAERFASQWAIAAVDTIKYSVTDGNFFLPIPAVEMSAAPNLRKTPVPYTF, from the coding sequence ATGAAAAAGCAATCCTTCATCCGAAATATATTACTCCTTTGCTGCGGTGCCCTCCTGGCATCATGCAGTAAAGATTTCCTGAACCGTCCGCCCGAAGATGCGATTGTGGACGTCAACTTCTACCAGTCCAGAGAACAGGTGCTCGCATCCACGGCGCCTTTATACAACATCGTTTGGTTCGCCTACAACGACAAGGCTTCCCACGGCATCGGCGACGGGCGCGCGGGCATCCTCATGTCGGGCTCTTACCAGGTGGAGAATATCCGCCTGCAAACCACGGACGTAACTCCCGAAGTGTACAGTTCCTGGACGGCGTTCTTCAACGTGGTGGCGCAAGCCAACATGGTGATTTACAATGTTGAGAAGTATACCGGTCCTGCCGTACCCGCGAACGTTAAACAAATGGCCCTGGCGGAAGGGCGGTTTATGCGGGGGATGGCCTATTACTACCTCGTGCAAAACTGGGGAGCCGTTCCGATTATCACCAATAACAACGTATTGCTGACTGATACGACCATCACCCGGAACACCGTGGAAAGCGTGTGGGAGTTTATCGTGCGGGAGTTCCAGTTTGCGGTAGACAACCTGCCGCCGTCGCCCGCGCAGAAAGGGCGGTTGACGAGCTGGGCGGCCAAAGGCATGCTGGCGAAGGCATACCTTACCCGTTCGGGACTTGGCGGCACGGGGCAGCGCAAGCAGGAAGACCTGGATAAAGCCAAGGCGCTGGCGCTCGATGTCATCACCAACAGCGGCGCGCAACTCATGCCAAATTACGAGGACCTTTTCCTCATGAAGAACAATAACAACACCGAAAGCCTGTTTGCCCTGCAATGGAAATACGACGGCGACTGGGGAACCCAGAACAGCGTGCAGGCGTTCCTGGCCTACGGTAGCGAGATCACTGGTTTCGGTGACGGCTGGGGCGGCGACCTCGGTGCGTCGGTGGATCAGCTGAGATTATATGCTCCCGGCGACAAACGCCTGAAAGCGACCTTCATGCTGCCCGGCATGCATTATTCCTACATCCACCAGGCGATCGACGATCCGAACAACCCCGGCAGAAAAATCATCCAGGAGCTGCAGGTGCCCTGGAACTGGGTTAACCGGGATTTAAACGAGCGCTGGAATACGCGGGCATGGGTAAAGAAATACGTGGTAGGTAGACCGGAAGACAATGAAGGGAAGGTAACACAGCAACATACGGAGATGAATACCTACATGCTCCGGCTGGCGGATATCTACCTGGTTTATGCAGAGGCTGTGCTGGGGAACAATGCGTCCACGGCAGATGGTACCGCATTGCAATACTTCAATGCCATCCGCAGGAGAGCGGATGTCCCGGAGAAGCAGGTAATCACAGCGGATGATATTTATGTAGAACGCAGGTTGGAACTGGCGATGGAAGGGCAGGCATGGTACGACCTGGTGCGGATGTATTACCATTCTCCCGCCAAAACCAAAGCTCTGATTTCAGACCAGAACCGCGGCAATTACCGTATAATCCCCAATGCCGAACGCTTTGCTTCGCAATGGGCGATTGCGGCCGTAGACACGATCAAGTATTCCGTGACCGACGGTAACTTCTTCCTGCCAATTCCGGCAGTGGAAATGTCGGCCGCACCGAATCTACGGAAAACGCCTGTTCCTTATACCTTCTAA
- a CDS encoding TonB-dependent receptor — MKKISLAGKSGPAWWMFLCLWLAQATVLAQNPPDQRRTITGIVTDQESRQPIPGATVAIKGSSQGVATDHQGKYSIQAKAGDIIGISFVGMTSQEIRVGNASVYNVSLVVDSRTLSDVVVVGYGKMKKTDQSSAQVSVSAADIGRTVNTTIDQALQGRAAGVYVTQNSGQPGGGVSVVIRGVNTLSGTNEPLYVIDGVQIQPATVSYGNTSSMNPLAGINSNDIESMEILQGPSATAIYGSRATNGVVLVTTKRGRQGQMKVGYNYLYTLQDKPKEVSVLSLQQYAIMNNEIAALLNRTPTAEFKNLPVLGQGTQWQRELFKTAPLQRHQLTVSGGTERTGYYLSGEYFDQDGVAVGSNFKRYSFRLNMDNKLFKWLTLNSNVNFYQTKEKLSSTSEDVIRNAINLAPNIAVKNPDGSWAGATTNEYGSNARYAPLNPVAIANLIDNDLKRTGGMGGLTAEVTILKGLTFRTSFNGNFEFSDGKKFTPTYQLGFLSNEKASLNVSNNRNFYWNLNELLQYNTNLGKLALNVMASHEAQAWNYEGSNITRIGFASNDIPSINLGDVQGQTTGGSKGSGALESWLGRAILTWDEKYILQIAGRADGSSNFGVNNRWAYYPSVSAAWRVSSEPWMHQFDQVSDLKLRAEVGYTGNSGNSGGQYSNLVSVTTPWGAGFRTGQYGNADLKWENTLTQNIGLNLGLLKDRIQLEVDYYIRKTNNLLMPNPLPAYMGTQGEGAISAPTVNIGKLENRGFGITLNTTNITRNGFTWKTNFNISSFKTEITKFYSDAAFLSRSAWYMDNFTSRSALHQAPWMFWGYVSDGIFESEAEIRKSAIPTQSDGSPLPIARDGGVWVGDIKYKDLNSDGKIDSRDQTFIGNPWPKLTFGLTNTVSWKGFDLSVLLTGASGNDIYNYVRYNNSNPNNINLGRNLMSDAFEYARIRKDANGNDVLANPGTKVPRIVGTDVNGNGNRFTDVFVEDGSYIRIKNVSLGYMVPAEWISRQRVVRAVRLTFGAQNLHTFTKYSGFDPEVGAYLGKEVQLSSQVIAVDAGRYPLTRMYNAAVQVDF, encoded by the coding sequence ATGAAAAAAATCAGTTTAGCGGGCAAGTCCGGCCCGGCCTGGTGGATGTTCCTCTGCCTATGGCTGGCGCAGGCTACGGTGCTTGCCCAGAATCCCCCTGACCAACGGCGAACCATCACCGGCATCGTGACCGACCAGGAATCGCGGCAACCTATACCCGGCGCCACCGTGGCCATCAAGGGAAGCTCCCAGGGCGTAGCCACCGATCACCAGGGGAAATACTCCATCCAGGCGAAAGCGGGAGATATCATCGGTATCTCTTTCGTAGGTATGACGTCCCAGGAAATCAGGGTAGGCAATGCTTCTGTTTATAACGTATCCCTCGTTGTTGACAGCAGAACGCTGAGCGACGTGGTGGTGGTGGGTTATGGCAAGATGAAGAAAACCGACCAGAGCAGTGCCCAGGTGTCTGTTTCGGCGGCGGATATCGGGCGGACGGTCAACACCACCATCGACCAGGCGCTCCAGGGGCGTGCGGCTGGTGTGTACGTAACGCAGAACTCCGGCCAGCCCGGCGGCGGTGTATCCGTGGTGATCCGCGGGGTAAATACCCTTAGCGGCACCAACGAACCGCTGTATGTGATCGACGGGGTGCAAATCCAGCCGGCCACCGTTTCTTATGGCAATACAAGTTCCATGAACCCGCTGGCGGGGATCAACTCCAATGACATCGAATCCATGGAAATCCTGCAGGGGCCTTCCGCTACGGCCATTTACGGCTCCCGCGCCACCAACGGCGTAGTGCTGGTAACTACCAAACGCGGCAGGCAGGGGCAGATGAAAGTAGGATATAATTATTTATATACACTACAAGACAAACCGAAGGAAGTGTCGGTACTAAGCCTGCAACAATATGCGATCATGAACAATGAAATCGCAGCGTTGCTGAACCGTACGCCAACGGCGGAATTCAAGAATCTTCCGGTATTGGGGCAGGGAACGCAGTGGCAGCGCGAACTGTTTAAGACCGCGCCATTGCAGCGCCATCAGCTCACGGTGAGCGGCGGCACGGAGCGCACGGGTTATTATCTCTCCGGTGAATATTTCGACCAGGACGGTGTGGCCGTAGGGTCCAACTTCAAACGGTATAGTTTCCGGCTGAATATGGACAACAAATTGTTCAAATGGCTCACGCTCAATTCCAACGTCAACTTTTATCAGACCAAGGAAAAACTGTCTTCCACCAGCGAAGACGTGATCCGCAATGCCATCAACCTGGCTCCTAACATCGCGGTGAAGAACCCCGACGGCAGTTGGGCCGGCGCTACCACCAACGAATATGGCAGCAACGCAAGATATGCACCCCTCAATCCCGTGGCCATCGCCAATCTGATCGACAACGATCTGAAAAGAACGGGCGGTATGGGCGGCCTGACGGCGGAAGTTACCATCCTGAAAGGGCTGACGTTCCGCACGAGCTTTAACGGCAACTTCGAATTCTCCGATGGCAAGAAGTTTACGCCTACCTATCAACTCGGTTTCCTTTCCAACGAAAAAGCAAGCCTGAACGTCTCCAACAACAGGAATTTTTACTGGAACCTGAACGAGTTGCTGCAATACAATACCAACCTCGGTAAGCTCGCGCTCAATGTGATGGCGAGCCACGAAGCCCAGGCCTGGAACTACGAAGGATCGAACATCACCCGCATCGGGTTTGCCAGTAATGATATCCCTTCCATCAATCTCGGCGACGTGCAGGGGCAGACCACTGGCGGCTCCAAAGGCTCCGGCGCACTGGAATCCTGGCTGGGCCGCGCGATCCTGACCTGGGACGAAAAGTATATCCTGCAAATAGCCGGCCGGGCCGACGGCTCATCCAACTTCGGCGTCAACAACCGCTGGGCTTATTATCCCTCTGTTTCAGCCGCATGGCGTGTTTCGAGCGAGCCATGGATGCATCAGTTCGACCAGGTCAGCGACCTGAAATTGCGGGCGGAAGTGGGGTATACCGGGAACAGCGGCAACAGCGGCGGGCAATACAGCAACCTCGTTTCAGTGACAACACCCTGGGGCGCGGGTTTCCGCACCGGGCAATACGGCAATGCCGACCTGAAATGGGAAAACACGCTGACCCAAAACATCGGCTTGAATCTCGGGTTGCTGAAAGACAGGATCCAGCTGGAAGTAGATTACTACATCCGCAAAACCAACAACCTGCTCATGCCCAACCCACTGCCCGCTTACATGGGTACCCAGGGCGAAGGCGCCATCAGCGCGCCGACCGTCAATATCGGCAAGCTGGAAAACCGCGGCTTTGGCATCACGCTTAACACCACCAATATCACCCGTAACGGTTTCACCTGGAAAACCAACTTCAATATTTCTTCCTTCAAAACGGAAATCACCAAATTCTATTCCGACGCTGCATTCCTGAGCCGCAGCGCATGGTACATGGATAATTTCACTTCCCGCTCCGCCCTCCACCAGGCGCCCTGGATGTTCTGGGGATATGTTTCGGATGGAATTTTCGAGTCGGAAGCTGAAATCCGTAAAAGTGCCATCCCTACACAATCCGACGGCAGCCCGTTGCCGATTGCGAGAGACGGTGGCGTTTGGGTAGGCGACATTAAATACAAAGACCTCAACAGCGATGGCAAAATCGATTCCCGCGACCAGACGTTCATCGGCAACCCCTGGCCCAAATTGACCTTCGGGCTTACCAATACCGTTTCCTGGAAAGGGTTTGACCTGAGCGTACTGCTGACCGGCGCTTCCGGGAACGATATCTACAATTACGTCCGCTACAATAACTCCAATCCCAACAACATCAACCTGGGGCGCAACCTGATGTCCGACGCATTTGAATATGCGCGTATCCGGAAAGATGCCAACGGAAACGATGTGCTGGCCAATCCCGGGACCAAAGTGCCGCGGATCGTGGGCACGGATGTGAATGGAAACGGTAACCGCTTCACGGATGTGTTTGTGGAGGACGGTTCCTACATCCGCATCAAAAACGTATCGCTGGGGTACATGGTACCGGCGGAATGGATCAGCCGCCAGCGGGTGGTGCGTGCAGTCCGTTTGACGTTCGGCGCGCAGAACCTGCACACCTTCACTAAATACAGCGGCTTCGATCCGGAAGTAGGCGCGTACCTCGGGAAAGAAGTACAACTCAGCAGCCAGGTGATCGCCGTCGACGCGGGCCGTTATCCGCTTACCCGCATGTATAACGCTGCCGTACAGGTGGATTTCTAA
- a CDS encoding M1 family metallopeptidase: MPAFQQTKKWLAAMAGCVCIFTSAAAQQAESRYSAYEAFNPVFYPSDGDDVRTASGRPGHRYWQNAADYKIDVTFDDVKETVSGTVIITYKNNSPENLPFLWMQLDQNIYRLSSRSVAATAPAGGRWANRNFDGGYTISNVALLAAGKSQKAKFDVNDTRMRVELPQPLKANGGVIQVQVDFSFPIPEYGTDRMGILNSKNGRIYEIAQWYPRMCVFDNVLGWNTLPYMGQGEFYLEYGNFDYTVNAPAGHIVVGSGELLNPAEVLTPTQLARWKQASASDKTVMLRDISEVKDPASRPAKDRLTWKFRCANTRDVAWAASKSFIWDAARINLPEGKKALAMSVYPEESAGDSAWRRSTEFVKGCIEHYSEKWYPYTYPAAVNVAGIVGGMEYPGIVFCSARAQKAGLWGVTNHEFGHNWFPMIVGSNERRFGWMDEGFNTFINGLADKVFNNGEFDHGPRDRHALSRSMFFDSASAILHRPDVIRTASYGILGYYKPAVGLDILREVVLGEERFDKAFKYYIDNWAFKHPTQWDFFRAMENSAGESLDWFWRSWIINNWKLDMAAGNVSQRNDSTTAIQVLCLEKAPMPVVVEIKEADGNTSRVNLPVEVWQSGGAWTFHHHSKSKVVAVTVDPDKVLPDVNSANNTWKAAP, translated from the coding sequence ATGCCTGCATTCCAGCAAACCAAGAAATGGCTCGCCGCTATGGCAGGGTGCGTCTGCATCTTTACCTCGGCCGCCGCGCAACAAGCGGAATCCCGATACAGTGCCTACGAGGCTTTTAACCCGGTATTCTACCCCTCGGACGGCGACGACGTGCGCACCGCCAGCGGCCGCCCCGGCCACCGCTACTGGCAAAACGCCGCCGATTACAAAATCGACGTCACTTTCGATGATGTGAAGGAAACCGTGTCGGGGACCGTCATCATCACCTATAAAAACAACAGCCCGGAAAACCTTCCTTTCCTGTGGATGCAACTGGACCAGAACATTTACCGTCTTTCCTCCAGGAGCGTGGCGGCCACCGCACCCGCCGGCGGCCGTTGGGCGAACCGCAATTTCGATGGCGGCTATACTATCAGCAACGTTGCCCTGCTGGCGGCAGGCAAATCACAAAAAGCGAAATTCGACGTGAACGATACCCGTATGCGTGTGGAGTTGCCGCAACCGCTGAAAGCCAATGGCGGCGTCATCCAGGTGCAGGTGGATTTCTCTTTCCCCATCCCTGAATACGGAACCGACCGCATGGGCATCCTCAATTCCAAAAACGGCCGTATTTACGAGATCGCGCAGTGGTACCCCCGGATGTGCGTGTTCGACAATGTACTGGGGTGGAACACCCTCCCGTATATGGGCCAGGGTGAATTCTACCTTGAATACGGCAATTTCGATTATACCGTGAACGCGCCCGCAGGCCACATCGTGGTAGGTTCCGGCGAACTGCTCAATCCCGCGGAAGTACTCACGCCTACGCAACTGGCCCGCTGGAAACAGGCGTCCGCCAGCGACAAAACCGTGATGCTCCGCGATATTTCCGAAGTGAAGGATCCGGCTTCCCGCCCGGCGAAAGACCGCCTCACCTGGAAGTTCCGCTGCGCAAACACGCGCGACGTAGCCTGGGCAGCCAGCAAATCGTTCATCTGGGACGCGGCGCGCATCAATCTCCCCGAAGGCAAAAAAGCCCTCGCCATGAGCGTGTATCCTGAAGAAAGCGCGGGCGACTCCGCCTGGCGCCGTTCCACTGAATTCGTGAAAGGCTGTATCGAACACTATTCTGAAAAATGGTATCCTTATACCTATCCCGCCGCCGTTAACGTAGCGGGGATCGTGGGAGGGATGGAATATCCCGGTATCGTGTTCTGCTCCGCCCGCGCCCAGAAAGCCGGCCTGTGGGGCGTAACCAACCACGAATTCGGGCATAACTGGTTCCCCATGATCGTGGGTAGCAACGAAAGAAGGTTCGGATGGATGGACGAAGGTTTTAATACCTTCATCAACGGGCTGGCAGACAAAGTTTTCAATAACGGGGAGTTCGACCATGGTCCCCGCGACCGCCATGCCCTGTCGCGCTCTATGTTCTTCGATTCCGCCAGCGCGATCCTGCATCGCCCCGATGTGATCCGCACGGCGAGCTACGGCATCCTGGGTTACTACAAACCCGCCGTGGGCCTCGATATCCTGCGCGAAGTAGTGCTGGGCGAAGAGCGGTTCGACAAGGCCTTCAAATATTACATCGACAACTGGGCGTTCAAACATCCCACGCAATGGGATTTCTTCCGCGCGATGGAAAACAGTGCAGGCGAAAGCCTCGACTGGTTCTGGCGTTCCTGGATCATCAATAACTGGAAGCTCGACATGGCGGCAGGCAACGTTTCGCAGCGCAACGATTCCACCACGGCCATCCAGGTACTGTGCCTGGAGAAAGCGCCCATGCCGGTTGTAGTGGAAATTAAGGAAGCCGACGGGAATACTTCCCGCGTGAACCTGCCGGTGGAAGTATGGCAGTCCGGCGGCGCGTGGACGTTCCATCATCATTCTAAAAGCAAAGTGGTGGCCGTTACCGTGGACCCCGACAAGGTGCTCCCGGACGTCAATTCCGCCAATAATACCTGGAAAGCAGCGCCCTGA